A stretch of the Channa argus isolate prfri chromosome 9, Channa argus male v1.0, whole genome shotgun sequence genome encodes the following:
- the LOC137132803 gene encoding C-type lectin domain family 4 member M-like → MWKSPRSSERRFYGAAVLCLGLLSVFLLVGLISLGVHYHSTAHGAAGELSTIKANMTKLLQDSEKEVSFLTAERDQLNSTLSSLTAERDQLNSRVSLLTAEKDQLNAKLSSLTTKKDRLNSSLSSLTSERHRLNSSLSSLSTDKDQLNSRVSSLTAERDQLNSTLSSLTAERDQLNFRVSLLTAEKDQLNAKLSSLTTKKDRLNSSLSSLTAERDQLNSKVPSLTAERDRLNSSLSFLNAERDSLNFRVSLLTAEKDQLNAKLSSLTTKKDHLNSSLSSLTAERDQLNSKVPSLTAERDQLNSSLSSLTAERDQLTSRVSSLTAERDQLNSSLSFLNAERDQLTSRVSSLTAERDQLNSSLSFLNAERDQLNSRVSSLTKEKDQLNSRVSSLNAETDQLNSRVSSLTAERDQLNTRVSSLTAERDRLNSRVSSLTKDKDQANSRVSSLTKEKDRLNSRVSSLTAERDQLNTKVSSLTAERDRLNSRVSSLTKEKDLLDSRVSSLTKEKDQLNSRVSSLTKDKDQLNSRVSSLTKDKDQLNSIVSSLTAKLSEMTKDRDRLDSLSKKTCPAGWTQFSWSCYILSSRSDSWTNGSSNCQNKGADLVIINSAEEQEFVSGFTNQSAWIGLSDRAEEGTWKWVDGSPLTFKQWAKNQPDNGGEDRQWGEEDCAHIRGGRELENNWNDLSCDASHHWICEKKLQQ, encoded by the exons ATGTGGAAAA gtcccaggagctcagaGAGGAGGTTTTATGgagctgctgttctctgtctggggctgctcagtgttttcctgCTCGTTGGACTCATCAGCCTCggtgtccact ATCATAGCACAGCACATGGTGCAGCAGGAGAACTCTCCACTATCAAAGCCAACATGACCAAGCTTCTCCAGGACAGTGAGAAAGAAGTGTCCttcctgactgcagagagagaccagctgaattccactctgtcttccctgactgcagagagagaccagctgaattccagagtgtctttgctgactgcagagaaggaccagctgaatgcCAAACTGTCTTCCCTAACTACAAAGAAGGATCGTCTGAATTCCAGTCTGTCTTCCCTGACTTCAGAGAGACACCGGCTGAATTCCAGTCTGTCTTCCCTGTCTACAGATAAGGACCAGTTaaattccagagtgtcttccctgactgcagagagagaccagctgaattccactctgtcttccctgactgcagagagagaccagctgaatttCAGAGTGTCTTtgctgactgcagagaaggaccagctgaatgcCAAACTGTCTTCCCTAACTACAAAGAAGGATCGTCTGAATTCCAgtctgtcttccctgactgcagagagagaccagctgaattccaaagtgccttccctgactgcagagagagaccggCTGAATTCCAGTCTGTCTTTCCTGAATGCAGAGAGAGACTCGCTGAATTTCAGAGTGTCTTtgctgactgcagagaaggaccagctgaatgcCAAACTGTCTTCCCTAACTACAAAGAAGGATCATCTGAATTCCAgtctgtcttccctgactgcagagagagatcAGCTGAATTCCAAAGTgccttccctgactgcagagagagaccagctgaattccagtctgtcttccctgacagcagagagagaccagctgacttccagagtgtcttccctaactgcagagagagaccagctgaattccagtctgtctttcctgaatgcagagagagaccagctgacttccagagtgtcttccctaactgcagagagagaccagctgaattccagtctgtctttcctgaatgcagagagagaccagctgaattccagagtgtcttccctgacaaaagagaaagaccAGCTGAATTCTAGAGTGTCTTCCCTAAATGCAGAGacagaccagctgaattccagagtgtcctccctgactgcagagagagatcAGCTTAATAccagagtgtcttccctgactgcagagagagaccggCTGAATTCCcgagtgtcttccctgactaaagacaaagaccaggcaaattccagagtgtcctccCTGACTAAAGAAAAAGACCggctgaattccagagtgtcctccctgactgcagagagagatcAGCTTAATACCaaagtgtcttccctgactgcagagagagaccgcctgaattccagagtgtcttccctgactaaAGAGAAAGACCTGCTGGATTCCAGAGTGTCCTCCCTGACTAAAGAGaaagaccagctgaattccagagtgtcctccctgactaaagacaaagaccagctgaattccagagtgtcctccctgactaaagacaaagaccagctgaattccattgtgtcttccctgactgccaAACTCAGTGAAATGactaaagacagagacaggcttGACAGTTTGTCCA AGAAAActtgtcctgcaggatggaCACAGTTCAGCTGGTCCTGCTATATTCTCTCGAGTAGGTCGGACTCTTGGACAAATGGAAGCAGCAACTGCCAAAATAAAGGAGCAGATCTGGTGATAATAAACAGTGCAGAAGAACAG GAATTTGTCTCTGGATTCACCAATCAGTCAGCATGGATCGGTTTAAGTGACAGAGCTGAAGAGGGAACCTGGAAATGGGTCGATGGATCTCCACTGACTTTTAA ACAGTGGGCGAAAAATCAACCTGACAACGGTGGTGAAGACAGACAGTGGGGTGAGGAAGACTGTGCACACATCCGAGGTGGCAGGGAATTGGAAAATAATTGGAACGATCTGTCATGTGATGCTTCTCAtcactggatctgtgagaaaaagctTCAGCAGTAG
- the LOC137132804 gene encoding CD209 antigen-like protein C, which yields MYVNVEHDKSVHSSPSTNQTGPRSSDSRCHGAVVLCLGLLSVFLLAGLIVLGVHHYNSAHGAAAELSSIKDKLTELLQDRIPEQKKTCPAGWMMFSYSCYLLSTESGSWTKGREDCRKRGADLVVINSAEEQTFLSPFTRMRSWIGLSDRDEEGTWRWIDGTLLTLTNWDEGEPNDNGASGEDCAEINFQKRYRWNDLSCEVSLQWICEKKVQYF from the exons ATGTATGTCAATGTTGAACATGACAAATCTGTTCACTCAAGTCcttcaacaaatcagacag gtcccaggagctcagaCAGCAGATGTCATGGAGCTGTTGTTCTCTGTCTGGGcctgctgagtgttttcctgttggCTGGACTCATCGTCCTCGGTGTCCACC ATTATAACTCAGCACATGGTGCAGCTGCAGAACTCTCCAGCATCAAAGACAAGCTGACTGAGCTTCTCCAGGACAGAATACCAGagcaga AGAAAActtgtcctgcaggatggaTGATGTTCAGCTACTCCTGTTATCTCCTGTCCACTGAGTCTGGTTCATGgacaaaaggcagagaggactgcagaaagagaggagcagacCTGGTGGTCATTAACAGTGCTGAAGAACAG ACATTTCTCTCTCCATTCACCAGAATGAGATCTTGGATTGGTTTGAGTGACAGAGATGAAGAGGGGACCTGGAGATGGATCGATGGAACTCTGCTGACTCTTAC GAACTGGGATGAGGGAGAACCCAATGATAATGGGGCTAGTGGAGAGGACTGTGCAGAAATTAACTTTCAAAAACGTTATAGGTGGAATGATCTGTCCTGTGAAGTATCTCTTCaatggatctgtgagaaaaaagtgcaatacttttaa